The Microcaecilia unicolor chromosome 3, aMicUni1.1, whole genome shotgun sequence nucleotide sequence gggaaagaccaatggtccatcaagcccagtatcctgtttccaacagtggccaatccaggtcacaaatacctggcaagatcccaaaaaaggtacaaaacattttatattgtttatctcagaaatagtggattttcccaagtcctataatggtctatggacttttcctttaggaagtcgcccaaacctttttaaaactccgctaagctaactgccttttaccacattctctggcaacgaattccatgttgagtgaagaaacattttctccaattcgttttaaatttaccactttgtagtttcatcacatgcccccccccccccccccagtcctagtatttttggaaagcgtaaataagcgattcacgtcactcataattttatagaccgctatatctctcctcagccgtcgctcctccaagctgaagagccctagacgcttcagcccttacataagtattgccacactgggacagaccaaaggtccatcaagcccagcatcctgtttccaacagtggccaattcaggtcacaaattcctggcaagaccccaaaaaagtacaaaacattttatgctgcttatcctagaaataagcagtggattttcctcaagtccattttaataatggtctgtggacttttcctttatgaagccgcccaaacctttttttaaaacccgatAAGCTAACCGCCATTCAGGTACTTCCCTGTCCATGGAGGGTTCAtaagctaagggccctgtttactaagcaatgttataggcacgttaatgtttttaacatgcGGTACGTGTctacagtatccctataggcgcctacatggttattGCGTGTGCTAAAATCACTAATGTACCTTCGTAAACAGGTccttaagtttgtacccgagggagtggagggtttagtgacttgcctacgatctcaaggagcagcagtgggatttgaaccggccacctctgaatgtcaggattttcaaacctcacctgggggaccaccagccacTGGAGTTTCAGGGTATCCTCTACTATccctactgaatatgcatgatacagttctgcatataatggaggtgatgGGTCTGCAGATCTGTCTCGTGTATTCatcatagtggcctagtggttagggtggtggactctggtcctggggaactgaggagctgagtttgattcccacttcaggcacagctccttgtgactctgggcaagtcacttaaccctccattgccccaggtacaaataagtacctgtatatgtaagccgcattgagcctgccatgagtgggaaagcgcgggatacaaatgtaactaaaataaaaaatcataCATATTCAAGGTATGACATACTctaaatatgctaaaaaaaatgtaacGTTACGTTATTCATACACTTTATTCCAATGTTAAAAGCTCATACAAACTTATCACCTAAGCCTTAAGCTTTTAAAAAATTTGAACGCTTTTTAAACATAATGCATTTTCCTCTAATGCTGTAAACAACAATGTCCTATTCTAAAGCGTTCAACCAATTTCTAAACATCCTTGACATTAAACACATTTTCAGGCCTGACATAGAGCAGCTatttaatgtaactcaccttgagctactattgaaaaggtatgagcaaaatctaaaataaaatacatgcacGGTCCATAAACTAGAAAATTCCCTGTCAAAAAGTCTTCCAATATTTCCAAGTTAAATACTTATGATGATTACTAATAGGAATGATCCTCCTCAAAAGTCTTCCCTCGATCTTGTCCTTTGCGTTGATACAACAGGATTTTACTATAATCCCAATTGAATGTTCTCCTTTAAGGAATTTCCACAGCTCCGTGTTAAAAGAATCACCATTTGATTCATCTCCTATACCAGCAAATGCAATCTCATTCAGATAGTTTACTCCATGCATGTTCATCAGGTATATCCTGCATGTCTCATGCTCAGTAGGTGggggtggctaagaaagcaaataaaatattagGCATTGTTAGGAAACAATATTAGGAAATcagtggaaaacaaaactgacaatgttataatgcctttctgttgccgtggtgcaactgcacctcaaatagtgtgtgcagttctggtcagtgCATCTcagaagatatagcagaattagaaaaggtacagagagggacgaaaatgataaaggggatgtgtcTGAgggaagtggaacgggtagatgtgaatcgcatatttactctttctaaaaatactaggactagggggcacgcaatgtaaatttaaaacgaattggagaaaatatttcttcacgcaatgtgtaattaatctctggaattcgttgccagagaatgtggtaaaagcagttagcttagcagggtttaaaaaaaggtttggatagcttcctaaaggtccgtaagccattattaagatggacttggggacaatccactgcttatttctaggataagcagcataaaatgtactgttttgggatcttgccaggtattaagtagtaaatataaaacaaaccgGACGACATTTCacataatgtgtaattaaattctgtcGCCTACTGATCCATGTCTAACACTGTTTCTTGTGGGGGGGCGGCTCTCTCCTCAGGTGCTCAACAATGTCAGCCCATCTCCAGTGGATGATTATCCGGAACTGCTCCAGCTTTCTGATTAAAAGGAACAagcaagtgtacagcactgtaagTCCCAAAGCAGTCTGTGGTCTGggccttctccttccctctgtggcAGATAGTGCTGTGAGATTTCATGCCCAGCTAGCTGGGTGTAGCCTCTCTTCCAGCAGAGACTGTGATTTCCTGGAGAATCTGGTATAAGTGCATATCTTGTCAGCTccagtaggtgtcactgttgcatGAACAACTGAAGCACCGTTCACTGAGCAATGAATGGTGCCTCTGTTACAGCTGACTTGTGTCTTACAGAGATGGAAAACTGAACTGtgacatagaaacacagaaaatggtGATAAAACCCACactgcctatccagtctgtccatccacaccaACTGTTAATCTCTACAGTCCCTTCCtctcctcagagatcctctgtacatagaaaaacagaaaatgacacagataaagaccatatggcctatccaatctgtccACCCtcaccaactactaatctctacaatcccttccctcTTCAGAGATCCTCTTTGCTTGTCAATTCTTGGTTGaatgcaattatttatttttttttgttttgttacatttgtaccctgcgctttcccactcatggcaggctcaatgtggcttacatggggcaatggagggttaagtgacttgcccagagtcacaaggagctgcctgcgcttgaagtgggaattgaactcaggtcctctTCCCTTGCAGTGTTTCTCAGCCATCTGCTCTGGACTGAGATCTTGGAGCCTGCTCCTCCCCTCCCAGTGTATACGGTCATAAAGtagctttttcccttttttctgcaCTGATCACTGTCCTCTTCTCTGATCTCTTCGAAGGAACCCAACAACCTGAAGTCTCGGAACTCATTCCGCTACAACGGACTCATCCACCGCAAGACGGTCGGCGTGGAGCCAGCCGCCGATGGCAAAGGGGTCGTTGTGGTCCTGAAGAAACGGGCAGGTGGGCACGGGGATTgagggaggcaggagagaggcgcAAGACCTCTGTGACATTGCAGGGATTTCTGGTTTATTAGGTTCTAATATATCACCTTTTATAGCAAAACAGTTTCCAATACTTCATAGTACAATCGAAAAGAAGGCCGTCATAATGAAAGGATAACACGTGGAAGTAGCATAAAGATTATTTAGTACATTTAATAATTGTAGATAAGTAAGTTTTCAGTGCGCTTGAAATTTTTGACTAGGAAAACTCAAATCTAATATGAGTAGGGAGCAAATTCCACAAAAGAGTAGCTGTACAGAAAAATGCAGGGGAGCGTGATGAATCCAGACCTGTACGGGACACTGGGGAAATATGCAAACGATGATCATCGAGGGGACGGAGAAATTCTGCAGAACAAAGAGGGAGTACTTCCACCAGCGTGCATTTTAATATGGTTTTGCCAGTTATACACCAGGCAAGGTTTTCAGAGGTTTGGGAGAAACCAAGGTGCTGTCCACAGTCTATCCATAACGTACTTATTTTCAAATCCTATAATGGCAAAGTTGGTTAAAGGTATAAATGTCCACTTGGGTCTGGATTCAGGTCTCCCTGGCATCGCCTCGCAGCCATTTAACAACTTTGGCTGATGGGAGTAGGGAAGGTCATTGTTCATCCGCTGTAATGAGATGTGTGTTAATCGTTCTGGTGTTATCATTCTTCCTTAGGTCAGCGCAAACCAGCCACGTCCTATGAGAAAATCACCATCAACAAGAATGCCCGGGCCACTCTGAACAGTCTGCGTCGCATCATTCAAAAGAACAAGTACCGCAAGGACTTACGCATGGTAAGACCCTGTTTTCCTTTGTCCCGTTCCGCATAAACAAGCTGTGGTAgcaaactctttaaaaaaaagaaagtcaaACAAAAAACACTGCTTCTGTGGGAAATAATTAACCTTGGTATCGGTGCACCCATAGGATGCTATTGGCTGCTCTGAGATATGGCTGCAGTATAGGTGAAACACTCACTGTGACTTTTAAAAGCCCCTTCTCCTCAGTACATCCAGGCTTTAACATCAATCTCCTTGTTCTGCAGATCGTGTGATGTATAGTGGGAAGCAAGGATGGTACTGTCTGCTGTGTCACTCTTGTGCAGGCACGTGCTCCTGTTTTCCAGGCATGCAGAGCCATCCT carries:
- the RPL28 gene encoding 60S ribosomal protein L28 codes for the protein MSAHLQWMIIRNCSSFLIKRNKQVYSTEPNNLKSRNSFRYNGLIHRKTVGVEPAADGKGVVVVLKKRAGQRKPATSYEKITINKNARATLNSLRRIIQKNKYRKDLRMAALRRASAILKSQKPVLVKKKRTRGTKTA